In Acanthopagrus latus isolate v.2019 chromosome 17, fAcaLat1.1, whole genome shotgun sequence, the following are encoded in one genomic region:
- the LOC119006157 gene encoding E3 ubiquitin-protein ligase NHLRC1-like, whose amino-acid sequence MAKSPGSPKSPVGILREIQINLLECKVCFEKFSTQQRERRPQNLSCGHVLCLECITALSHPLLRKLECPFCRQLCSVDSTSHCQVLSDLQELLFHWSPTSSAPPHRAKRSFGLAAGLTSTALHLCAVFGGWGTLINPTGIAVLGSAGTIVVVHDGEKRVVVFSPQGKELHSFGQRGRGSGEIGYPVDVAVTPCGYMVVTDAGDKAVKVFTSRGNHVLTVKDSFHMPWGVDTDSGGHILVSDVQAGTLSQVKVDYARGLILEHQTAISDLQSPKAVTCCQVTGNTAVMEHLPDDQLPAHRHQRTRLRVFSKDFHLLHETDSFSLMLQSSVRLNMSGVAFDRDGDVVVIDSDQGMIWSLGKLQNGPALTPLVGDHLIRPAGLVSLNNTLVVLDSGDHTVKMYSAKSDAGPVI is encoded by the coding sequence ATGGCCAAGAGTCCTGGCTCCCCGAAGAGTCCTGTTGGGATTCTGAGAGAGATCCAGATCAACTTGCTGGAGTGTAAAGTCTGCTTCGAGAAgttcagcactcagcagagggAGCGCAGACCACAGAACCTTTCCTGTGGCCATGTACTCTGTCTGGAATGCATCACGGCCCTGTCCCACCCTCTCCTGAGGAAGCTGGAGTGCCCGTTCTGTCGGCAGCTGTGCAGCGTTGACAGCACCTCCCACTGCCAGGTTCTTAGTgacctgcaggagctgctgttcCATTGGAGTCCCacatcctctgctcctccacacaGGGCCAAGAGAAGCTTTGGCTTGGCTGCAGGTCTGACATCCACAGCTCTGCACCTCTGTGCAGTTTTTGGCGGATGGGGGACTCTCATCAACCCCACTGGCATAGCTGTTCTGGGGTCCGCGGGGACGATAGTGGTGGTGCATGATGGAGAGAAGAGGGTGGTGGTATTCAGCCCACAGGGCAAGGAGCTGCACAGTTTCGGACAAAGAGGACGTGGCAGTGGGGAGATCGGTTATCCAGTGGATGTGGCGGTGACTCCCTGTGGTTACATGGTGGTGACGGATGCAGGAGATAAAGCTGTGAAGGTTTTCACTTCCAGGGGAAACCACGTGTTGACAGTCAAAGACTCCTTCCACATGCCCTGGGGTGTGGACACAGACAGCGGTGGGCACATCTTGGTCTCAGACGTCCAGGCCGGCACACTGTCCCAGGTCAAAGTGGACTATGCCCGAGGCCTCATCCTGGAGCATCAGACAGCCATTTCAGACCTGCAGAGTCCAAAAGCAGTGACTTGCTGTCAGGTGACTGGGAACACTGCAGTGATGGAGCATTTACCTGATGACCAACTTCCTGCACACAGGCACCAACGCACCAGGCTGAGAGTGTTTTCAAAAGACTTCCACCTCCTTCATGAGACGGACAGTTTCAGCCTCATGCTGCAGTCCTCAGTGAGGCTGAACATGTCCGGCGTGGCGTTCGACAGAGATGGAGATGTCGTCGTGATCGACTCCGATCAGGGGATGATTTGGAGTTTGGGGAAGCTCCAGAATGGACCGGCCTTGACTCCTCTGGTGGGAGACCACCTCATCCGCCCAGCTGGTCTGGTGTCTCTGAACAACACGCTGGTTGTTCTGGACAGCGGAGATCATACAGTGAAGATGTATTCTGCTAAATCTGATGCTGGGCCAGTCATATAG
- the ptdss1a gene encoding phosphatidylserine synthase 1: MASVYSGSHTLSKDDVNYRMHFRMINEQQVEDITIDFFYKPHTITLLTCTVLSLMYFAFTRDDGNPDSNLWVGLILVISFFLVISVLAFPNGPFTRPHPAIWRIVFGLSVLYFLFLVLVIFLNWQQVKQLMYWLDPNLRYAKREADIMDYAVNCHVITWERILSHFDIFAFSHFWGWGMKALLIRSYGLCWTISITWELTELFFMHLLPNFAECWWDQVILDILLCNGGGIWLGMTVCRFLEMRTYHWASIKDIHTTTGKIKRAMLQFTPASWTYVRWLDPKSSLQRVAGVYLFMIIWQLTELNTFFLKHIFVFPASHALSWCRILFIGIITAPTVRQYYAYLTDTQCKRVGTQCWVFGAIAFLEALACIKFGQDLFSKTQILYVILWLLCLAFITFLCLYGMVWFAENYGPRGKSLSECEDSNYTESADFFSEGFKGETELDDNSPTTRRRGNTKSINGLDSQ; this comes from the exons ATGGCGTCCGTGTACAGCGGATCTCATACCCTGAGCAAGGATGATGTGAATTACAGAATGCATTTCCGAATGATAAACGAGCAGCAGGTTGAGGATATCACCATAGACTTCTTCTACAAGCCGCACACGATAACGCTGCTGACATGCACGGTGCTCAGCTTGATGTATTTCGCCTTCACAAG AGATGATGGGAATCCTGACAGTAATCTCTGGGTGGGGCTCATCCTGGTCATCTCCTTCTTCCTTGTCATCAGTGTATTGGCATTTCCTAACG GTCCGTTCACCAGACCACATCCGGCAATATGGCGAATAGTTTTTG GTCTGAGTGTCCTCTACTTCCTGTTCCTGGTTCTCGTCATCTTCCTCAACtggcagcaggtgaagcagctAATGTACTGGCTCGACCCAAACCTGCGTTATGCCAAAAGAGAGGCGGACATAATG GACTATGCTGTGAACTGCCATGTCATCACCTGGGAGAGGATCTTGAGCCATTTTGACATTTTCGCATTCAGCCATTTCTGGGGATGGGGTATGAAGGCCCTGCTCATTCGCAGCTATGGCCTCTGCTGGACCATCAGTATTACCTGGGAGCTTACTGAG CTGTTTTTCATGCATCTGCTGCCTAACTTTGCCGAGTGCTGGTGGGACCAGGTGATTCTGGACATTCTGCTGTGTAATGGAGGAGGCATCTGGCTCGGCATGACTGTCTGCCGTTTTCTGGAGATGAGGACCTACCACTGGGCCAGTATTAA GGACATCCACACCACCACAGGGAAGATCAAGCGAGCCATGTTACAGTTCACCCCTGCGAGCTGGACCTACGTACGCTGGCTGGACCCAAAGTCCTCCCTGCAGCGAGTGGCGGGCGTCTACCTGTTCATGATCATTTGGCAG CTAACAGAGTTGAACACATTCTTCCTCAAGCATATTTTCGTCTTTCCTGCGAGCCATGCTCTCAGCTGGTGTCGGATCCTGTTCATCGGTATCATCACAGCTCCGACAGTGAG GCAATATTATGCGTAccttacagacacacagtgcAAGAGAGTTGGGACCCAGTGCTGGGTGTTTGG AGCGATAGCCTTCCTGGAGGCCTTGGCGTGTATTAAGTTTGGACAGGACTTGTTCTCGAAAACACAGATCCTCTATGTGAtcctctggctgctgtgtttg GCCTTCATTACATTCCTGTGCCTATATGGAATGGTGTGGTTTGCTGAAAATTATGGTCCAAGAGGAAAG AGCCTCtcagaatgtgaagacagtAATTACACAGAATCTGCTGACTTCTTCTCAGAAGGATTTAAAG GAGAGACGGAGCTGGACGACAACAGCCCTACGACCAGACGCAGAGGGAACACCAAATCCATCAACGGCCTGGACAGCCAGTAG